Part of the Nicotiana sylvestris chromosome 5, ASM39365v2, whole genome shotgun sequence genome is shown below.
aggggtcttcataactcagaaaagacatcagaagttataacaagaagcaggaaagagctcgtggatcaaacactgCAAATCCCTCCACAAGATTCAAgattcaagcaatcaagttcaagctcaagaacgaagaacaaatcaagttcaagctcaagaacgaagaacgaatcaagttcaagttcaagcaatcaagctgaagctcaagaacaagatcatcgttcatGGCGACaacaaacatagattcaagatcaagctcaaaggcccttgaatatatttactattgaaaagaagaatcagaggattcatagagattgtaacactcaaatattcgaaataaaatactacgattgttgcaatatttttcggtcCTGATTTTATTTTTTCGACGCAATTTTATTGTCTACAGTACTCTGAGTTGATATCTCTTCTCCTTGTAGCTGAATGAAACAATGAGTTGCTCATGAGAAATCACAATAATCAACCCACTAGGTCTACACCCATTGCACGAATTGAATGAGATATATTCCCATTATGCTAAGCGTGAAAAAAGTCATGGTCAAGGAAGAAAGTTTCTAGTGTTAATCATCCCTCAAAGAAAAATAACCACCAAAAGTGAAAAAAGAAAGATGAGAAGCTAAAAGCAAAGGAATCAAAAACTAGATGCTATCGTTGCGGTGGAAAATGACATTGGACAAATATTTATCGTACACAAGATATTTGGCTGAGCTTTAACAAGCATCTCTAAAGAATTAAGGCCTTAAAGTTAATTTTGTCTCAGACAATGAATTTGACATCACCCACTTGGATGTGACAGACTTCTTTGAGTACCTTGATGAAAAAATGTACCACTTGAACGGTGATGAATATGTGGTTAAAGATGATTGAGtaatttgatttttattttttcctattTATAGTAGTTAGTGAATAAAAATCATGTAATCGTCTTTACATGAGTACTAATTTTTCAATTAGTCTTAGTTAGTTTAGCTATAGTCGTTTATTTAATAAAGCTTTCGTTTAGctatgttggccggtaaagaactcacacacccagaagatgaaagtagcagagatgaggatgttaaggtggatgtgcgggcatacaaggatggataagattaggaatgcagatattcgagagaaggtgggtgtggcccccatggaggacaagatgcgggaagtaagactcagatggtttgggcacattcagaggaggagcactgatgcaccggtgaggaggtgtgagcgactggctgtagtgggcacgcggagaggtagagggagacctaagaagtattggggagaggtgatcagacatgacatgacgcgacttaggattacggaggacatggcccttgatagggaattatggaggtcgagcattaaggttgtaggttaggggagagggtGAATATTTTTACAGCACAACTGAGAgagactatctagttaggagttagactaggaatgtcagtggtcgtctattgatgcagggctttaccttctagttgtactataccagccatctaattcgtatttcgtatttcgtatcctgtgtttcatatttcgtatctcctatatattgttgttattttattacgcatttttatggtactaatatattatctcctattgctttttttgagccttttgagccgagggtctcctggaaacagcctctctatccttcggggtaggggtaaggtctgcgtacatattaccctccccagaccccacttgtgggattatactgggtcgttgttgttgttgttgttgttgtttcgtTTAGTCTGTTTTTGTCTCGATTAAATCATTGTTTGTTATTAATTTGGTTCACTTAGCTTTTCTGTTGATTAGCAAAATATTTATTGTAAGTTTTGAGAGGCACTttgacaaaagaaaaaaaatggttttTCAAGTTTACTGTTTTGGAACCATAATAATGAACGTGAGGTATGACTACAGTTTAGTCCTTTATGTTAATATGACCATGTCAATCTTTAGTCACCTGTCTGTTATGTATCTTTacattataaatatatataaaaaaagataaaatatgaagtgcATCTCGCTAATGCTAGAATTTATTTGAGAATATGTGTATCTGTTAGTAATAATTATTTTGCCCCAATCATATTggaagttaaattattaagataGAGTCCAATAATAATACTACTAAGAGGTTTAAGCGTTTTTAGTTGGTTGTCCactatttatatttttatattatatttaccATATCAATTATTGGTATATGTTCAATAGAAAACAAGTTGAAACGTTTTTGTTACTGGGAACGTAGCAGCATTAATTTATAATTAAATTGTTCAGTCTTATCGTTGTCTATTGTATCattgatttttaatttattttccttttttggaCACTAATAATATTTATTGTGTTATCTTTTACGTTGTATTAGTCACACGTGTAGTGTACTTAGAATTGCATTATTTTTAGTTACGTAATTGTTTGTATCATAATCAGAGTATGCTCGAAATTGCATCAAAAGATCATTATTGAATCATTGAATTAACTTTATatatcttttcctttttctctgaAAATACTAATGTTcatttgtatattttcttttgtatgtcaaaccatgggaagcaaatatggatatctctcaaagcaaacttggatcaaagttcaattgtaaaagtatttatttaattgattcatgtacgacacatacatTATTCAAATAGAAGAAATATTTCACTTATTTAATATGTGTAAGGCAGATGTTACTACAATTTCTAGTAGTAGTAATTTAATTGAGGACTgtggaagagctactataactctgcctagGGAAATAATACTTATCACAGATAATACAACATTTTCTCCCAAGTCCAGGAGTAACTTGTTGATTTTTAAAGATATCGCCGAAATGGATATCACATTGAGACTATAGAAGAGAGtaatcttgaatatctcatcGTTATCAAGAATGCCTCTGGCTAGAAAATAATTATTGAGAAGTTCCCATATTTGTCTTGCggcctgtattggacaagaattaATGCAGTTTAAGGCACATTCTTTCGTAAACTaaaaggttactgattccaatatgtttgtactttggcatgatcgattgaGACATCCCgaatcaattatgatgagacaaATTATATAAAACTCAAATAgacatccattaaagaacttaaagattcttttaaataatgaattttcttatGCTTCTagttatcaaggcaagttaagTATTAGATAATCACCAATATAGGTTGGGATTAAGTCTCATGCATTTTTGGAACGTATATAAGGGGatatttgtggacctattcacccatcTAGTGGgccgtttagatattttatggtcttaataaatgcatcttctagatggtctcatgtggcttattatcatctcgcaacctggcgtttgtaAAAATAATGacacaaataattcgattacgggCACAGTTTCCCGATAATTCAATTAAGTTTATTCGACTTGATAATGCTGTTGAGTTTTCATCCCAAACATTTATTGATTATTGCTTATCAACTGGGATAAAAGTTAAATTTCTtatagctcatgttcacactcaaaatggccttgcaaaGTCTTTGATTTAACGTAtacaattgatagcaagaccattACTCATGAAAATGAGATTGCTCACTTCTGTTTGGGGTTATgccattttgcatgcagcaatACTAGTTTGTCTCAGACCGACAAATCACCATAAATATTCCCAGTTAGAATTAGCTTTGcgtcatgaacctaatatatcccatttaagaatttttggatgtgcAGTTCTGTAGCATAGTCGTATCGCATCCCTAAAAAatgttaggaatatatgttgggtttgaatcgcccTCCATTATTTGCTACCTCGAAGCATTAACAGAAAATTTATTCGCTACTCGATTTGCAGATTATTGATTTGATGAGACATTTTCCCCAAAATTAGGAGGAGAAAATGGTGAGACCAAATGAAAAATTTGTAGAAAAATCAATCATTGTCTGatcttgatccacgtgcctctatCATAATCCAGTATCTCTCATGTGCTCCAACATAATCCAGCATATCCCACGTGCTCAACGTGATACGCGCATCACCTGTGCTCATATGGCCCAATATAGTATGGGTAATCACCTGACTCCAGAGAGACAAATCCATATCCACGCGCTGTATGAAAATCCATCATGCCATAACATATCAATATCATAATAACCGCACGAAAATATCTATTGTGCCATAACAATATCAACCTGCTCAAATGTTCAAATATGCCATAATCATATCAATCTGTATCAACATCACAATCTCTAAGAATGTATGTATATATTCAAGAAATTACAAATAAAATATACAAGGAcataataaataaaaacacaaatgCGTGCTCATGATATAGAGTATGGCTACGGCTAAATCAAGTATATCAACAATCTCAAAAATAGCACATCATGCCTGAATATGATGTCAGAAGCTAAACTATAATTTTTAGTATGATAATAGAGTTCACTTAACATACAATCAAATAAAGCATAAGTCAAGAATGACAACAATCAAACAAGGCAAAAAGCAGCCTAAAACTACCCAAATATGGTATAGCCTTAGTGTATGTATGTACGCTTCTCACATCACATATACATTACTCCTAAATCATGTAGCATGTAGTACATGAGTCCGATTTGTAGAAAATTCTCCCTgaacaaggttagacaagagacttacctcacgCGGAACTGCTTCAACCCTCAAATACCTCTTTTTCTTTGTAATTTTCCCCAAATGACTCAAATCTAACCGAATAATACTTAACGAGATCCAATAAAGTCATAGAAATCAATTTCAAAcaataaaacttcaaattttaatcaaatttcaaaagtcaacaaaaagttAACCTAGTCTTACATTGTCAAAACCCGAGTCCAAAGTCAAAACTCTTTGACCCATAGTctcacgagtccaaatatgtgattAGTTTTAAATTCAAGTTCAAATAGGTGTTCAAAACCTCAAAATACATTTTCTTAAGTTATATACAAAACCCCTAAATTTCACTTttaaatttcatattttaggtatagaaattcatgaaaaatcaAAATATATAATCAAAAAAGTAAGAATTGCTTACAACTTGGAGTGAAAATCTCCTCAAAAGTCACCTCCTCCCGAAGTCTAGGTCTCAAAAACAGTATGAAATAAGGTAAATTCTGaaatttggacattaaatacCCCTGGTCCGAAATCCTTAATTGCGAATGCGACATGCCCATTGCAAACGCAATTCACCAGCTACCTCAAGCTACGTGATCGCGAAGAGCAACACCCTAGCCCTAAAATCCTCCTACGTGATCGCAGTGCTTCGCCAGCCAACACTATGCGATTGTGGACCTTCCTCCGCCGGCACATGCCTCGTGATCAAAATTCACACCCCTGCATTAGAAAATCAGCAATCCAATCTTAGCTCAAAGTGATCCAAGAGcactctgaaactcacccgagcccttcggGACTCTGTCCAATCATCCTAACAAGTATATATACCTTATAAAGACTTGTCCAAATGCTCAAAATAccaaaaacaatatcaaaaccaaGAAATACACATCAAACTAAGAATCTCAAATACTCTGAAGTTCAAAATTCAAGCTTTTTACTAGAAGCGACTAATCAACCGTGCCACCCGAGATCGAACCGAACATAcgtacaagtccaaaattatcatatgaACCCAGTAGAACCTTCAATATACCAATCCGGGATCGTTAACCCGCAATTTTAATTTTGGTAAACTCTTCCAACTTTAAGCTTCAActtaggaactaagtgttccaaatCACTCCCAAATCTCTTGGAAACCAAACCACTCATCCGACATGTCATAAATTATCAAACCAACCTATCGGAAGTCTAAAATAAGGAAATGGGGTTCTAGAACTCCAAAAGACTGGTCAGGTCATTATGAACAAAATCAATATTTCTTCGTTGAAGGGGTTTATCCCATATTGACCCAGTTCCTAGCAAGGATTTTAGCTTCAATTTAGGAACTATGTGTTCCAAATCTCTCGAAAACTAAGTTACTCTTCCCACCAGATATAAATTATCAAACCAACATCCCGGAAGTCTTAAATAAGAGAATGAGGTTCTAGAACTCAAACGATTGATCGGGTCGTTCCCGCATACAAAATCAATATTTCTTCGTGGAAGGGGTTTGTCCCGCATTGACCTAGTTCCTAGCAAGGATTTTACTTGAAAGAAGATCAATGTGGGACCAAATAACTATTTTATGCTCCAATTTCTTGACTATTGATAAAAAATTACAGGCACGAGATGCTATTTCCTTTTCTTTAGGAGTTGGTGGAACAGCAAAATGGAGCTGTCAATTGGCCCTCcctcttttatttttatcttgcctAGATCTCATCGTGTCCTAAGTGAGAACATCACCGACGCATGCTAGATACAAACAGGACTATTAAAAAATCGTGGAGATAATATTCTTTAACACATAATTATTTCCTATTGATGATTAGAGAGGATTCATATATTATGTACATAATTATTGTTATTGTGCAAGTAGATGGGCAATAAACCACACACTTATTTGAAGCATCATAGAGTTAGAAAATAGAGGGAAAATAAAAGAACGAGAAGTCACAAGCTGTACATGATTAGTCCAAACAAGTATAGGAAACCACATGGAGAACTTTTATTTCTAtgtacacacacacaaaaaaaaattactcATTTCCTAATCTCTACATCATATCTAAGAAAGCAGCAATTCAGCACAAAAGTTTGCACCACTCAATTACCAGTACTGACTTATATATATActtgaagaataggaaactgGAAAGCAACCAAAAAAGGAATAGCAAAGGGAAAACACATTTTAAAGAAGGTGAATACATAATATCTCCCTAGTGCTAACAatcatatcctcacatcactatTTCAGGTTTCAATATGCTAGATTTGATCTCCTTGTGGGGCAAAACTACACCTCCATTGCTGTAAATTTCATCACAAACATGGACATCTTCTCCAAGAATGGTCATGTTCTCAACACGAGCCCATTGTCCAACTGTAGAATGCCAGCCAATGATGCTACTTGAGATGCAGGCATGTTTCTTGATGCGGACTCCTCGCATCACAGTGCACCGGGAGAGTCTAACTCCAGATTCAATAACACAACCAGAACCAATTGCAACATCTGGTCCTATCAAACAACCCTCTCCAATCTTTGCAGACTCATCCACTATGACATTTCCAACAATGTGAGATCCTGAAGCCAATTTAGGTGAAGAATTCTTCTTTAAAGAATCCAGGTAGAGTCTGAGGCCAGTAATGTAATCTCTTGGCTGACCAATGTCCATCCAAAAACCTGGTAAGACCATAGCATACAGTTTCTTCTCTGCTGCAATTTTTGGgaaaacctctttctcaattgaTGTTGGCCGTAATTGAATTCTCTCTAGGACAGAAGGATTCAGCAGGTAAAATCCAGCATTGATCTTGTTGCCAACAAATAACTTTGGCTTCTCTACAAATCTCTCTACTTGCCCTGTCGATTCTTCCATGACGACAACACCATATTTAGAAGGCTCATCCACCTACATCAACCGGAGAACTTTTACCTTTTGCCTCAGAGATGTTGGAATATCCAAAATTAAGTTTAATTCCAACAGAATTAAAGCTAGGAATTTTACCTTGGTGACCATCAAGGAAGCCTCACCTCCATGGGATTTGTGGAAAGCAATCATCTCCTTGAAAGGATATTCACTGATAACATCACTATTAAGAACAAAAAAAGGTTCACCGGAGTCATCAATCAGCTTATCTCTAGCCAAAGCAAGGGGACCTGCAGTGCCAAGTGGTTCAGTTTCTTGAGAACAGGTGATCTTGATTCCAAGGTTTGCCTCAAATTCTTTCAAGAAGTTCAGCATCTCCTGCACCAAAAGACGCTTCTATTCTGTTAAGTTTTAAACTATCAAGACAAATTTGTAAGGGGTAAGAAAATGACCTCAGGTTGGTAATTAATAGCCAGTACAACTTCAGTTACTCCGACTGCCTTGAGAGCCTCAATCTGAAGAAAAAAGCTTAAGTCAAGATGAATCGTTTAACCACAAAAGAGACACAAAGATCATTGTACTACATATGCTTTGCTTGCTTCTATTTTACTTTACTTTTTGGGATCATAATAGAACAGGGGGAAAGCTCAGTACAGTATTTAAGGATTCTATAGCAATGAGAGAATTAACTATAACACAAATATAACAAATTTGATGATATACTTAGCTAGAGCAATAAGACAAGTAAAATTGTCTGATACAATTCCAAACCAGAACAAATAGTGTTTGTAGTAATAACAATCCAACAACCAAATATATTTCACGAAAACAGGATTAATAAAATAGGCGTATTTGGAGGAATAGGATTGTAAATTGAATAAGCCATAACAAAGCATCATCAATATTAATGAAACTAGAGGGTATTGTGGAAAAGTACCTGATGCAAAATCATGGGTTTGTTGGCAAATTCAACTAATGGCTTTGGGACACTGAGCGTCAATGGCCTCAACCGAGTACCGAACCCTCCAACAAGAATAAGCGCCTTCATTCTGATATATCAAAGCTCCTGCTAAAATAATAAGGCAGAATTTCAGCACAAGAGCCTGACGCATCAGATCCAACGAGTAAAGCTTCATGCAATTCTAACAGAAATATGGCATTAATTAGAGAAACTACATTATCAAATTAACCATAATAGACAGAGATGAGGCGTTGAAATAtagatattaaaaatgaaaacCGAGATCCAGAAGAAAACTCAAATTAAAGAATGAGTAGCAGGATTCACCTTAGATCTAGAAAATCCAAAGACTGAGGTGCAGAAAACGGATGGACTAAAGCAACGACGGAGTCAGAGAATTTTCCTGAACCAAATAACAACAGCGCTTTCTGTGGTGTTAGAAGATGGTTGGATAATGGACGGATATTATATATACACACAGCTTTGTTAATGTATATGTAATTAACAATGACTTTTTATTTTTGAAACTCGGATTACATTTTCAAGAAATCGGTTGGCGTTCgattgcttttctttttcttctgatAGAGTAAGATTTTAATTTCTGAGCTGGCATTATGGGGAACGGTGATTGGGTTGCTTCTAATCACGGGTTAATCATGAGGCTGGCGTATGCTCTGCCTTGTTGGCCTAAC
Proteins encoded:
- the LOC104244055 gene encoding mannose-1-phosphate guanylyltransferase 1-like, producing the protein MKALILVGGFGTRLRPLTLSVPKPLVEFANKPMILHQIEALKAVGVTEVVLAINYQPEEMLNFLKEFEANLGIKITCSQETEPLGTAGPLALARDKLIDDSGEPFFVLNSDVISEYPFKEMIAFHKSHGGEASLMVTKVDEPSKYGVVVMEESTGQVERFVEKPKLFVGNKINAGFYLLNPSVLERIQLRPTSIEKEVFPKIAAEKKLYAMVLPGFWMDIGQPRDYITGLRLYLDSLKKNSSPKLASGSHIVGNVIVDESAKIGEGCLIGPDVAIGSGCVIESGVRLSRCTVMRGVRIKKHACISSSIIGWHSTVGQWARVENMTILGEDVHVCDEIYSNGGVVLPHKEIKSSILKPEIVM